In the Cydia fagiglandana chromosome 14, ilCydFagi1.1, whole genome shotgun sequence genome, one interval contains:
- the LOC134670887 gene encoding prothoracicostatic peptide-like isoform X2, producing MLLQMRWCVAALWLWALATTLLSTLAAAAPDAHPDSTQVDTDVELTEEEKRAWQSLHGGWGKRGWQDLNSAWGKRAWQDLNSAWGKRAWQDLNSAWGKRGWQDLNSAWGKRGWQDLNSAWGKRAWVDMNQPWGKRAWQDLNSAWGKRAWQDLNSAWGKRGWQDMSSAWGKRAPEKWANFHGSWGKRSGPETDYEDLDLEQLVPVQQIDSSEHMEAPEKKAWSALHGAWGKRPVKQPITNSESSATRDEA from the exons ATGTTGTTACAGATGCGTTGGTGTGTAGCGGCGCTGTGGTTGTGGGCGCTGGCGACGACGCTGCTGAGCACGCTGGCGGCGGCCGCGCCCGACGCCCATCCTGACTCAACACAG GTGGACACCGACGTAGAACTAACAGAAGAAGAGAAGCGCGCCTGGCAGAGTCTGCACGGTGGTTGGGGCAAGCGCGGCTGGCAGGACCTCAACTCGGCGTGGGGCAAGCGCGCCTGGCAGGACCTCAACTCCGCGTGGGGCAAGCGCGCCTGGCAAGACCTCAACTCCGCGTGGGGCAAACGAGGATGGCAAGACTTGAACTCCGCCTGGGGGAAGCGCGGTTGGCAAGACCTTAACTCTGCTTGGGGTAAACGCGCCTGGGTTGACATGAACCAGCCGTGGGGCAAGCGGGCGTGGCAAGATCTCAACTCCGCTTGGGGCAAACGCGCTTGGCAAGATTTGAACTCTGCGTGGGGCAAGCGGGGGTGGCAGGACATGAGCTCGGCGTGGGGAAAGAGAGCACCG GAAAAATGGGCAAACTTCCACGGGTCGTGGGGCAAGCGCTCGGGACCCGAGACCGACTACGAGGACCTCGACCTCGAGCAACTAGTCCCGGTACAGCAG ATCGACAGCAGCGAACACATGGAAGCTCCTGAGAAGAAGGCCTGGTCGGCGCTGCACGGCGCGTGGGGCAAGCGGCCCGTCAAGCAGCCAATCACGAACAGCG
- the LOC134670887 gene encoding prothoracicostatic peptides-like isoform X1, with translation MLLQMRWCVAALWLWALATTLLSTLAAAAPDAHPDSTQVDTDVELTEEEKRAWQSLHGGWGKRGWQDLNSAWGKRAWQDLNSAWGKRAWQDLNSAWGKRGWQDLNSAWGKRGWQDLNSAWGKRAWVDMNQPWGKRAWQDLNSAWGKRAWQDLNSAWGKRGWQDMSSAWGKRAPEKWANFHGSWGKRSGPETDYEDLDLEQLVPVQQIDSSEHMEAPEKKAWSALHGAWGKRPVKQPITNSGAYYWKREPGWTNLRGMWGKRSVDDDDHESSATRDEA, from the exons ATGTTGTTACAGATGCGTTGGTGTGTAGCGGCGCTGTGGTTGTGGGCGCTGGCGACGACGCTGCTGAGCACGCTGGCGGCGGCCGCGCCCGACGCCCATCCTGACTCAACACAG GTGGACACCGACGTAGAACTAACAGAAGAAGAGAAGCGCGCCTGGCAGAGTCTGCACGGTGGTTGGGGCAAGCGCGGCTGGCAGGACCTCAACTCGGCGTGGGGCAAGCGCGCCTGGCAGGACCTCAACTCCGCGTGGGGCAAGCGCGCCTGGCAAGACCTCAACTCCGCGTGGGGCAAACGAGGATGGCAAGACTTGAACTCCGCCTGGGGGAAGCGCGGTTGGCAAGACCTTAACTCTGCTTGGGGTAAACGCGCCTGGGTTGACATGAACCAGCCGTGGGGCAAGCGGGCGTGGCAAGATCTCAACTCCGCTTGGGGCAAACGCGCTTGGCAAGATTTGAACTCTGCGTGGGGCAAGCGGGGGTGGCAGGACATGAGCTCGGCGTGGGGAAAGAGAGCACCG GAAAAATGGGCAAACTTCCACGGGTCGTGGGGCAAGCGCTCGGGACCCGAGACCGACTACGAGGACCTCGACCTCGAGCAACTAGTCCCGGTACAGCAG ATCGACAGCAGCGAACACATGGAAGCTCCTGAGAAGAAGGCCTGGTCGGCGCTGCACGGCGCGTGGGGCAAGCGGCCCGTCAAGCAGCCAATCACGAACAGCG GGGCGTATTACTGGAAGCGAGAGCCCGGCTGGACGAACCTAAGGGGCATGTGGGGCAAGCGCTCCGTCGACGATGACGACCATG